One window from the genome of Fulvivirga lutea encodes:
- a CDS encoding PadR family transcriptional regulator, giving the protein MNLENTQVQMRKGILEYCILNIISRGEVYASDMLEELTSVKIMVVEGTLYPLLTRLRKAGLVEYKWVESTGGPPRKYYTLTNEGNDFLKNLDNTWKDLVESTKKIKASKKSK; this is encoded by the coding sequence ATGAACCTGGAAAATACACAAGTACAAATGCGGAAAGGTATTCTGGAGTATTGCATACTAAACATCATTTCGAGAGGTGAAGTATATGCTTCAGATATGTTGGAAGAATTAACATCTGTTAAAATTATGGTGGTTGAAGGCACTTTGTACCCATTACTCACCAGATTGCGCAAAGCAGGATTGGTAGAATATAAATGGGTAGAATCAACCGGAGGGCCGCCTCGTAAATACTACACCTTAACGAATGAGGGTAATGATTTCTTAAAAAACTTAGATAATACATGGAAAGACCTGGTGGAGTCAACGAAGAAGATTAAAGCTTCTAAAAAAAGTAAATAA
- a CDS encoding putative type IX sorting system protein PorV2, producing MRQFIIIIAFLLIGAVAEAQRTPKYSNEFLSIGVGARALGMFGSQTAIADDVTAGYWNPAGLVDLSSTYQGSLMHAEYFAGIAKYDYAGFATKIDTSSSLAVSIIRFAVDDIPDTRFLYDANGAINYDNIRFFSAADYAFLISYARRLNFLDGLKVGGNFKVIHRVAGDFATAWGFGLDVGAQLKVKSWQFGLMFRDVTGTFNAWNHNTTLVEDVYLQTGNEIPENSIEVTLPKMIIGIARYQKIKTKFGLLASLDLANTFDGKRNVLLKSEVVSLDPSLGLEFDYLKTFFIRFGAGNIQEIKSFDGSTYTTVQPNFGLGVKIKQVQLDYALTDIGDQSASLYSHVFSLKASFDK from the coding sequence TTGAGGCAATTTATAATCATAATAGCATTCCTTTTAATTGGTGCTGTAGCAGAGGCTCAGCGCACACCGAAATACAGTAACGAATTTTTGTCTATAGGGGTAGGAGCGCGGGCATTGGGAATGTTTGGTTCACAAACCGCCATTGCAGACGATGTTACGGCAGGCTATTGGAACCCTGCAGGCCTGGTTGATTTATCTTCAACTTATCAGGGTTCTCTAATGCACGCAGAATATTTTGCAGGAATTGCCAAGTATGATTACGCAGGTTTTGCGACTAAAATTGATACTTCGAGTTCTTTGGCCGTATCAATAATACGATTTGCCGTAGATGATATTCCAGATACCCGTTTCTTATATGATGCTAACGGAGCGATTAATTATGATAACATTCGATTTTTCTCAGCGGCTGATTACGCTTTCTTAATTTCTTACGCCAGGAGGCTTAACTTTTTAGATGGACTTAAAGTGGGCGGAAATTTTAAGGTGATTCATCGTGTGGCGGGTGATTTTGCTACAGCCTGGGGCTTTGGGTTAGATGTAGGTGCTCAACTGAAAGTTAAAAGCTGGCAATTTGGTTTAATGTTTAGAGACGTAACAGGTACGTTCAATGCCTGGAATCATAATACAACTTTGGTCGAAGATGTTTATTTGCAAACTGGCAATGAAATACCTGAAAACTCAATTGAAGTAACTTTACCTAAAATGATAATCGGGATAGCCAGGTATCAGAAAATAAAAACCAAGTTCGGCCTGCTGGCTTCTCTAGATTTAGCCAATACGTTTGATGGCAAGCGAAATGTGTTACTTAAGTCAGAGGTTGTTTCTTTAGATCCAAGTTTAGGGCTTGAATTTGATTACTTAAAAACATTTTTCATACGTTTTGGTGCGGGCAATATTCAAGAGATTAAAAGTTTTGATGGGTCAACGTACACAACAGTTCAGCCAAATTTTGGCTTAGGAGTAAAAATAAAACAAGTTCAACTGGATTATGCTTTAACCGATATTGGAGATCAGTCAGCCTCGTTATATAGTCATGTTTTCTCACTAAAAGCCTCATTTGATAAATGA
- the porU2 gene encoding putative type IX secretion system sortase PorU2 yields the protein MIERMWWRGVLLVFCLVSWVNVFGQSYGFEWIDFNKSYYRVSLAEDGIYRLSFADLQNAGFPVSTVDPRRLQLFYKGEEQAIFVNGQGDAVFNTTDYIEFFGVANDGENDSRLYQPESSQPHTYYSIYTDTSSYFLTYNLTPVNGKRMTSYSENNTGGLPALTSENEEILQINATAYSPGQGYSAEEFTRYTYFDIGEGWTSTAIQENQNADFVLSGIVDQVLSDGVPRLEVLLVGRDNLSHNVSISVGPNASSLRNVGTIQFENYNNQLFTSNLLWTDISASGTLTVRVSALGVSGGNDLISTSYLKLDYPRQFDMNSAPNELFILPAQVSNKTYIEISNTPAQTQLYDVTDVNNVVRIGSNSISGGVSAIVNGTLSERRIWANGATFNTPIISRSNFRDINAANHDYLIISHKRLMQPASGSSNPVKSFAGYRASTAGGDYDTLVVEIQMLYNQFNYGISSPLAIYDFMRFMVDNGNPEFLFIIGKGLGPSLNFYRNPAGVINITQSGINYQIRDLVPAAGNPGSDIAFTAGLGGTQYEPAVPVGRLPARSSDQVMNYLNKMVEMESTPFDNLWRKNILHLSGGISEFELVNFRTFMDGFKDVAEAEFLGGEVQTIAKTSGSTVELINVADEVNKGLNLITFYGHSAPGIIDIDIGFVTDPVLGYNNAGRYPFFLINGCNAGQFFNSTITFGEDWVLAENKGALGFIAHSSFGFTGSLRRYSDFFYEVGYGDSVFVSKPIAEVQQEVARTYMETSAITDNNITQVQQMVLLGDPAVKLFGPEVPDYAITENDISVEAFNNEVLTSSLDSFAVKLTVRNYGRTRNDSLRVTINRTLSNNSIINYDSIFPRVKYLDTLVFCIKNNGENGFGNNTFSVQLDSDFSIPELDETNNSTSIDAFIPLFGTSNLYPINYSIVNEQPVELIAQSSDLIEGTRDFLFQLDTSANFDSPFLKTTTINTKLLARWVTELLPNTPANDSLVYYWRTKFSNTQSGESDEWVQSSFIFIDQGQEGWSQTEFPQIKDNIFNGLEVDETEGIIEYLKSVRDLSILTFGADTATIADVSVRINNLEYNIDNQKRCRDNTVNLIAFNKNDAIPYAALPLIFQDNRTCGRTPQVINSFTFAELESGSDDIVDYIDNVNEGDSVVLYTIGDPMPQSWSANVLAKLEEIGASSSEISSLQVGEPYILYGKKGSVAGSAVEFKTTETPVSEQQLLVNLTVTGVQSSGNILSGLIGPANSWNSVQFEATNEPSDAFNLDIIGVDLDRNETVLFSSLTSFPVDISTINSSTYPFLRLRFNNSDEQGLTPPLIDKWQVLYTPVAEGVLVAESPNFDVLNVQEGQPVEREFKFVNISKHSFLDSLQVRQEVFTRSSSQNTMNTFNIFSPEPGDTTTFSTSVVTRGKVGTNDYKISVNPRVEPEQYYDNNILDLRSNIIVAEDEIDPLLDVLFDGRYILNGDIVSPTPQITIRLKDENPYIQVSDTTAMQIFLKKECETCNFTRVPFSSNKISWTAATDEEDFKVEYRPDRLEDGTYTLRVEATDEAGNSSGDEPYLISFEVINESTVTNFYPYPNPFSTSTRFVFTLTGSDIPNEIIIQIMTVTGKVVREITQDEIGPIFIGNNLTDYAWDGRDEFGDQLANGVYLYRVFIKKGGEAVKQRSTSADKAFKNGFGKLYILR from the coding sequence ATGATTGAAAGGATGTGGTGGCGAGGAGTACTATTAGTTTTTTGTCTGGTTAGCTGGGTAAATGTTTTTGGTCAATCGTATGGCTTTGAGTGGATAGATTTTAATAAATCGTACTATCGAGTATCGCTGGCTGAAGATGGGATTTATAGGCTGTCATTCGCTGACTTGCAAAATGCCGGCTTTCCAGTATCTACGGTAGACCCAAGGCGCTTACAACTCTTTTACAAAGGTGAAGAGCAAGCCATTTTTGTAAATGGTCAGGGCGATGCCGTATTTAATACGACTGATTATATAGAGTTTTTCGGTGTGGCCAATGATGGTGAAAATGACTCTCGGCTTTATCAACCTGAGAGCTCACAGCCGCATACGTATTACAGCATCTATACAGATACATCTTCCTACTTTCTAACTTATAACCTCACACCAGTAAATGGTAAGAGAATGACCTCTTATTCAGAGAATAATACAGGCGGTCTACCTGCTCTTACATCGGAGAATGAGGAAATATTGCAGATTAATGCTACTGCCTATTCACCGGGCCAGGGATATTCAGCGGAAGAGTTTACCAGATACACTTATTTCGATATTGGTGAGGGCTGGACCAGTACAGCAATTCAGGAAAATCAAAATGCTGATTTCGTGCTTTCTGGTATTGTTGATCAGGTGCTTAGTGATGGAGTGCCAAGGTTGGAGGTTTTACTTGTGGGCAGGGATAATTTATCGCATAATGTGAGTATTAGTGTAGGGCCTAACGCATCTTCTTTACGTAATGTGGGTACTATTCAATTTGAAAATTATAATAACCAATTATTCACTTCTAATTTACTTTGGACGGATATTTCTGCCAGTGGAACGCTAACTGTTAGGGTTTCAGCCTTAGGTGTTTCAGGTGGTAATGATTTAATAAGTACTTCTTATTTAAAGCTGGATTACCCACGACAGTTCGATATGAATTCGGCTCCAAATGAGCTATTTATTCTTCCAGCTCAGGTGTCTAACAAAACATATATTGAGATTTCTAATACTCCTGCCCAAACACAGTTATATGATGTGACTGATGTTAATAATGTCGTTAGAATTGGTAGTAATAGTATAAGTGGCGGAGTCAGTGCAATTGTTAATGGAACACTGTCTGAAAGAAGAATTTGGGCCAATGGTGCAACTTTTAACACTCCAATAATAAGTAGATCTAATTTCAGGGATATTAATGCCGCTAATCATGATTATTTGATTATTAGCCACAAAAGATTGATGCAGCCTGCATCAGGTTCTTCTAATCCTGTTAAATCATTTGCAGGATATCGCGCTTCCACAGCTGGCGGTGATTATGATACATTGGTAGTTGAAATTCAAATGCTTTATAATCAGTTTAATTATGGTATAAGCAGTCCGTTAGCCATTTACGATTTTATGCGCTTTATGGTGGATAATGGTAATCCTGAATTCCTTTTTATCATTGGCAAAGGATTAGGGCCGTCACTTAATTTTTACCGTAATCCTGCAGGTGTCATCAATATCACACAATCTGGTATAAACTATCAAATTAGAGATTTGGTACCAGCAGCTGGTAACCCTGGCTCTGACATTGCCTTTACTGCGGGGTTGGGAGGCACACAGTATGAACCCGCAGTACCAGTAGGAAGGTTGCCCGCCAGAAGCTCTGATCAGGTGATGAATTATTTGAATAAAATGGTGGAAATGGAGTCTACGCCATTCGACAATCTATGGCGCAAAAACATATTGCATTTAAGTGGTGGCATCTCAGAATTCGAATTGGTGAATTTTAGAACTTTTATGGATGGCTTTAAAGATGTTGCGGAAGCTGAATTTCTTGGAGGTGAAGTACAAACTATCGCCAAAACTTCAGGGAGTACTGTGGAGCTTATCAACGTGGCTGATGAAGTGAATAAAGGGTTGAATTTGATCACCTTTTACGGCCATAGTGCCCCTGGTATTATTGATATTGATATAGGCTTTGTTACAGATCCTGTGCTTGGGTATAATAACGCAGGCAGATATCCTTTTTTTTTAATTAATGGCTGTAATGCAGGTCAGTTTTTTAACTCTACAATAACTTTTGGTGAGGATTGGGTATTGGCAGAGAATAAAGGCGCATTGGGATTCATTGCACACAGTTCTTTTGGGTTTACAGGTAGCCTTAGAAGGTATTCCGACTTTTTTTATGAAGTAGGTTATGGAGATTCAGTGTTTGTGAGTAAGCCCATTGCTGAAGTACAACAAGAAGTTGCTCGTACATATATGGAAACCAGTGCAATTACTGACAATAACATAACCCAGGTACAGCAAATGGTGCTCTTGGGCGACCCTGCAGTTAAACTTTTCGGCCCTGAAGTACCTGATTACGCAATTACAGAAAATGACATTAGTGTAGAAGCCTTCAATAATGAAGTACTTACTTCAAGTTTGGATTCATTTGCAGTTAAACTAACCGTAAGGAATTACGGAAGAACCCGAAATGATTCCCTTAGAGTTACTATCAACCGCACATTATCAAATAACAGTATTATCAATTACGATTCGATTTTTCCAAGGGTAAAGTACTTGGATACACTTGTGTTTTGTATCAAAAATAACGGGGAAAATGGATTTGGGAATAATACATTTTCAGTCCAATTAGATAGCGATTTTTCTATTCCCGAATTAGATGAAACAAATAACTCAACTTCTATCGATGCTTTTATTCCTTTGTTTGGAACAAGTAATCTTTATCCAATTAATTATTCTATCGTAAATGAACAGCCTGTTGAATTAATTGCTCAATCGTCTGATTTAATTGAAGGTACACGAGACTTTCTTTTTCAGCTCGACACCTCTGCAAATTTTGACAGTCCGTTTTTAAAAACTACCACCATTAATACAAAACTATTGGCACGCTGGGTAACAGAGTTACTACCCAACACACCAGCAAATGATAGTCTAGTATATTATTGGCGGACAAAATTCTCCAATACCCAAAGTGGAGAGAGCGATGAATGGGTACAGAGTTCGTTCATTTTCATAGATCAGGGGCAGGAAGGGTGGTCTCAAACTGAATTCCCACAGATTAAAGATAATATATTCAACGGCTTAGAGGTAGATGAAACAGAGGGAATTATAGAATACCTAAAATCGGTGAGAGACTTAAGTATTTTGACTTTTGGGGCTGATACAGCCACAATTGCCGATGTTTCGGTTCGCATCAATAATCTGGAGTACAATATTGATAACCAAAAGAGGTGTCGCGATAATACTGTAAATCTCATAGCCTTTAATAAAAACGATGCGATACCTTATGCTGCTTTACCGCTCATTTTTCAGGATAATCGTACTTGCGGACGTACACCTCAGGTCATAAACAGTTTTACTTTTGCAGAATTAGAATCTGGTAGTGATGATATTGTTGATTATATCGATAATGTAAATGAAGGTGATAGTGTAGTGTTATATACTATTGGGGATCCTATGCCGCAGTCATGGTCGGCTAATGTACTTGCCAAATTAGAAGAAATTGGTGCTTCATCTTCAGAAATTTCATCGCTTCAGGTAGGTGAACCCTACATCCTCTATGGCAAGAAAGGAAGTGTCGCTGGCAGTGCCGTTGAGTTTAAAACGACTGAAACTCCAGTCTCTGAACAGCAGTTGTTAGTTAACCTCACCGTTACAGGTGTACAATCGTCAGGCAATATTTTATCTGGATTGATTGGACCTGCAAATAGCTGGAATTCAGTACAGTTTGAAGCTACAAACGAGCCATCAGATGCATTTAATTTAGATATCATAGGAGTTGACCTTGATCGCAACGAGACTGTATTGTTTTCATCATTAACAAGCTTCCCGGTAGATATTTCTACAATCAATTCTTCCACTTATCCTTTTCTAAGATTACGATTTAATAATTCTGATGAACAAGGTCTTACGCCACCATTAATAGATAAATGGCAAGTATTATATACACCGGTGGCGGAAGGTGTTCTGGTGGCTGAATCTCCAAACTTCGATGTGCTTAATGTTCAAGAAGGCCAACCTGTAGAGCGAGAATTTAAATTTGTAAATATTTCTAAACACTCATTTCTGGATTCATTGCAAGTAAGGCAAGAGGTATTTACCAGGTCATCTAGTCAGAATACAATGAATACTTTTAACATCTTTTCTCCTGAGCCCGGAGACACAACAACATTTAGTACTTCAGTGGTTACGCGTGGTAAGGTGGGTACGAATGATTATAAAATAAGTGTTAACCCGAGAGTTGAGCCTGAGCAGTATTACGACAATAATATACTTGATTTAAGAAGCAATATCATAGTAGCAGAAGATGAGATCGATCCTTTGTTAGACGTTCTTTTTGATGGCAGGTACATACTCAATGGTGACATTGTTTCTCCAACTCCACAAATAACTATTAGGTTGAAAGATGAAAACCCATACATTCAGGTTTCTGATACAACAGCTATGCAGATTTTTCTTAAGAAGGAATGCGAAACCTGCAATTTTACCAGAGTCCCTTTTTCATCAAACAAGATCAGCTGGACTGCAGCAACAGATGAGGAAGATTTTAAGGTGGAATATAGACCTGATCGACTCGAAGATGGAACTTATACGTTAAGAGTGGAGGCAACGGATGAAGCCGGTAATTCAAGTGGTGATGAGCCCTATTTAATTTCTTTCGAAGTGATCAATGAGTCAACAGTTACCAACTTTTATCCGTATCCCAACCCATTTTCTACAAGCACACGATTTGTTTTTACGCTAACAGGATCAGACATACCCAATGAGATCATCATACAAATTATGACAGTGACAGGTAAAGTAGTAAGAGAAATTACGCAAGACGAAATCGGGCCAATTTTTATCGGTAATAACTTAACTGATTATGCCTGGGATGGTCGAGATGAGTTTGGCGATCAATTGGCTAATGGAGTTTATCTCTATCGCGTTTTTATAAAAAAAGGCGGTGAGGCAGTAAAACAAAGAAGTACATCAGCCGACAAGGCATTTAAAAATGGATTTGGTAAATTGTATATTTTACGATAA
- a CDS encoding ligand-binding sensor domain-containing protein — MVKKIAFILILSVVGKLEGLTQSYNFINYDISDGLAHDRVTDICEDQFGNLWLATAGGGLSKFNGITFENYTIKNGLESNYVRDILNDKRGNIWAATAEGISKLDGFQIKNFRLDSARSNDNSVNVIFESSNGEIYFSAPGGGLGKIDLNDSLSILDIQGLIPTDRIIDIDEDSNGNIWFVSAIRGLYMLENTKASLQLDNSIFKGYLLSIERDSINELWVGSNKGLLKYEPQNGRSHELSLNNVFVKSVELIDSTTYWLVTATGAIKVERGQVRTFGLREGLTDKGISSILEDREGTIWFGSDGDGLYKLASESFLFYGKEHGLTNLPIITITEDSEDNIWFGSFGNGLSYFDGQNFVDVSQNESLNYITSSVTAADGTIWFGSRSSGIYESQNDTFINYNTQDGLVYDATRLLYVDKNANLWIGTVNGLSKYDGKNFINFNENNGLSDNVIWGVSDYGNDGVLIVTRSGFHVFKNNSLTNLDLPQSLFSNRINTAIQSTNGALWIGYSGHGIARVADDSVNYFTTSDGLSSDLIYSIIEQDGDLLIGNERGVDRIVLNEDGDVEKIKRYGRIEGFSNLQTTYGAIFKQDANKVWFGNDKGVFLYNAENEKVNRAEPLVYIRDFKLVYEDNSIEDYDVKLNAWFNIPETIQLNYSDNNIVIEYFGSSLRNPEEVLYKYRLVGLEGGKWSESTTRREVVYTNLKPNEYQFEVIASNSDGIWSSNPAVFKFTVTPPFWQRWWFYVVVITAFAALFKSFYDYRVRIKLNKFLTVEKIRNEEQQKVRKRMARDFHDNLGNQLASISVYVNLINLKLKSKSEEIDGLLSNIQKHTNSLFSGTKDFIWTMDPDSDELNEIYTYIKDFGEDLFEKAPMDFYASANGLGDAKIPLPSGWSRQLVLIFKEAMTNVLKHSGASKVELILNHYGEEFEITLQDNGSGIDEGAKKGMGMKSMKNRAKEINSSLEVESNKKGTKIRFRTQVNVVN; from the coding sequence ATGGTTAAGAAAATCGCTTTCATATTGATTCTAAGTGTTGTAGGAAAATTGGAAGGGCTAACACAGTCCTACAATTTCATTAACTACGATATTAGTGATGGGCTGGCCCATGATAGAGTTACTGATATTTGTGAAGATCAGTTTGGGAATTTATGGTTGGCAACCGCAGGAGGTGGCCTTTCAAAGTTTAATGGAATTACCTTTGAAAATTATACCATAAAAAATGGCCTGGAAAGCAATTATGTTCGCGATATTCTCAATGATAAGAGGGGCAATATTTGGGCAGCCACTGCGGAAGGAATATCGAAGCTGGATGGTTTTCAGATTAAAAATTTTAGACTAGATAGTGCCAGATCTAATGATAATAGCGTTAATGTAATCTTTGAATCTTCAAATGGGGAAATATATTTTTCAGCTCCTGGCGGAGGCTTGGGAAAAATTGATTTGAATGATTCCTTGTCAATTTTAGATATTCAGGGCCTAATTCCTACAGACAGAATAATTGACATTGATGAGGATAGTAATGGCAATATTTGGTTTGTTTCTGCCATTAGAGGCTTGTACATGCTGGAAAATACAAAGGCATCGTTGCAATTAGATAACTCTATATTTAAAGGGTATCTACTTTCTATCGAGCGAGATTCAATTAATGAACTCTGGGTTGGGTCTAACAAAGGATTGCTGAAATATGAACCTCAAAATGGTAGATCGCACGAGCTTTCACTTAATAATGTTTTTGTTAAATCTGTCGAATTAATTGATTCAACCACATATTGGTTGGTTACAGCTACTGGAGCTATAAAGGTAGAAAGAGGACAGGTGCGCACTTTTGGGCTGAGGGAAGGTTTAACAGACAAAGGTATTTCATCGATACTCGAGGATAGAGAAGGAACAATTTGGTTTGGTTCTGATGGCGATGGCTTATATAAGCTAGCGTCTGAATCTTTTTTGTTCTATGGGAAAGAACATGGTTTAACTAATCTTCCAATAATAACTATAACCGAAGATTCTGAAGATAATATTTGGTTTGGATCATTTGGAAATGGCTTATCATATTTTGATGGTCAAAATTTTGTAGATGTCAGCCAAAACGAATCATTGAATTATATTACCAGTAGCGTAACTGCCGCTGATGGAACTATTTGGTTTGGTTCCCGAAGTTCTGGTATCTATGAATCCCAAAATGATACTTTTATTAATTACAATACTCAGGATGGTTTGGTTTATGATGCCACACGTTTACTGTATGTTGATAAAAATGCCAATTTATGGATAGGTACGGTAAATGGACTAAGTAAATATGACGGTAAGAACTTTATCAATTTTAATGAAAACAACGGGCTGTCCGACAATGTGATATGGGGTGTTTCTGATTATGGGAATGACGGGGTATTAATTGTAACGCGTTCCGGATTTCATGTTTTTAAAAATAATAGCTTAACAAATCTCGATTTGCCACAGTCATTATTCAGCAATAGGATAAATACTGCCATTCAATCAACCAATGGAGCGCTATGGATTGGTTATTCAGGTCATGGCATAGCCAGGGTTGCTGACGATTCAGTAAACTATTTTACTACGTCTGATGGGCTCAGCTCAGATCTCATTTACAGTATTATTGAACAGGATGGAGACTTGTTAATTGGGAATGAACGGGGTGTTGATCGTATTGTATTGAATGAGGATGGAGATGTTGAAAAAATAAAACGATACGGACGAATAGAAGGATTTAGTAATCTTCAAACAACATACGGAGCAATTTTTAAGCAGGATGCGAATAAGGTATGGTTTGGGAACGATAAAGGAGTATTTCTATATAATGCTGAGAATGAAAAAGTAAATAGGGCTGAACCTTTAGTATATATTAGAGACTTTAAATTAGTGTACGAGGATAATAGTATTGAAGATTATGATGTAAAGTTGAATGCATGGTTTAATATCCCGGAAACTATTCAACTGAACTATTCAGATAACAATATTGTCATCGAATATTTTGGATCAAGTCTTCGAAACCCCGAAGAAGTGCTTTATAAATATAGACTTGTAGGTTTAGAAGGAGGTAAATGGTCAGAAAGCACTACCAGGCGTGAGGTTGTATATACCAACTTAAAACCTAATGAATATCAGTTTGAAGTGATTGCCTCTAACAGCGATGGAATCTGGTCTTCAAATCCGGCAGTATTTAAATTTACCGTGACACCTCCATTTTGGCAGAGGTGGTGGTTTTATGTTGTAGTAATTACTGCGTTTGCTGCACTGTTTAAATCTTTTTATGATTATCGTGTTAGAATTAAGCTTAATAAGTTTCTAACAGTTGAAAAGATTCGGAATGAGGAGCAGCAGAAAGTGCGTAAGAGAATGGCAAGAGATTTTCACGATAACCTTGGAAATCAATTGGCTAGTATTTCGGTGTATGTAAATCTTATCAACCTAAAATTGAAGAGTAAGTCTGAGGAGATTGATGGGTTACTCTCCAATATTCAGAAACACACGAATAGTTTGTTTTCAGGTACAAAAGATTTCATCTGGACCATGGATCCTGATAGTGACGAACTCAACGAGATTTATACATACATCAAAGATTTTGGTGAAGACCTTTTTGAAAAGGCACCAATGGATTTTTATGCCAGCGCCAATGGATTAGGTGATGCAAAAATACCACTACCCAGCGGGTGGAGTCGGCAACTCGTTTTAATTTTTAAAGAAGCCATGACCAACGTGTTGAAACACTCTGGCGCAAGTAAAGTTGAGTTGATTTTAAATCATTATGGAGAAGAGTTCGAAATCACTTTACAGGACAATGGTTCTGGTATTGATGAAGGTGCTAAAAAGGGCATGGGAATGAAAAGCATGAAAAATAGAGCTAAAGAAATTAATTCTTCGTTAGAAGTAGAAAGTAATAAAAAAGGAACAAAAATCAGATTCAGAACTCAGGTTAATGTTGTTAATTAA
- a CDS encoding response regulator transcription factor produces MSYYKSRIVIVEDNDAVRDGFSLIINSVSNYYVVNTYTNAEDAIKKIKSDNPDVVLMDLELPGMNGIEAISIMKKNHPNVEFIVNTIYENSDLVFQALVSGASGYITKNTNHSELLDAIDEVLNGGAPMSSKIAKMVVASFQKNPNSPLSPRETEVLELLAKGKSYSMIADELFVTKETAKSHIKNIYSKLQVNSKSEAIAKATKEKLI; encoded by the coding sequence ATGAGTTATTATAAGTCAAGAATTGTAATTGTTGAAGATAATGATGCTGTTAGAGATGGCTTTTCGCTGATTATTAATAGTGTTAGCAATTACTATGTTGTAAATACCTACACAAATGCTGAAGACGCGATTAAAAAGATAAAATCTGACAACCCAGATGTGGTGTTAATGGATTTAGAATTGCCAGGCATGAATGGTATAGAGGCTATTTCAATTATGAAAAAGAATCACCCTAATGTTGAGTTTATAGTTAATACTATCTATGAAAATAGTGATTTGGTTTTTCAGGCATTGGTCTCTGGTGCTTCTGGATATATTACAAAAAACACGAATCATTCTGAGTTGCTAGATGCCATTGATGAGGTTTTAAATGGGGGAGCACCAATGAGTTCTAAGATTGCTAAAATGGTTGTTGCATCCTTTCAAAAGAACCCAAACTCACCATTGTCACCTCGTGAAACTGAAGTGCTAGAATTACTTGCTAAAGGCAAAAGTTACAGCATGATTGCTGATGAACTTTTTGTAACGAAAGAAACAGCAAAGTCGCACATTAAGAATATCTATTCAAAGCTTCAGGTAAATAGTAAATCTGAGGCCATAGCAAAAGCTACTAAAGAAAAGCTGATATAA
- a CDS encoding beta-ketoacyl-ACP synthase III: MKYSKITGLGHYVPERVVTNDELSQMMDTNNEWIIERTGIEERRWINPETDTVANMAAKASRMALDRAGVKAEEIDFIVFATITSDYYFPGSGVLLQRELGLESIPAMDIKNACSGFIYALSTADQFIKSGMYKKVLVIGAEIQSTALDLTTRGRGTAVIFGDGAGAAILEPSEEQGILSTHLHSDGRFAEELYVKDPGSSRPHEERQPEQILDTSGFKVYMNGNLVFKHAVVRFMEVINEALEANKLNKEEIDLLVPHQANLRISNYIQQKMELPDSKVYNNIMRYGNTTAASIPIAMSEAFEEGKINKGDLICLAAFGSGFTWASALIRW; encoded by the coding sequence ATGAAGTATTCTAAAATTACAGGGTTAGGACATTATGTTCCTGAAAGAGTTGTAACCAATGACGAACTTTCTCAAATGATGGACACCAACAATGAGTGGATCATTGAGAGAACAGGTATTGAAGAACGTAGGTGGATTAATCCTGAAACTGATACTGTTGCTAACATGGCAGCTAAGGCTAGTAGAATGGCATTGGATCGTGCCGGTGTTAAAGCTGAAGAAATTGATTTTATTGTTTTTGCTACCATCACTTCTGATTATTATTTCCCAGGATCGGGTGTTTTGCTACAGCGAGAACTCGGATTGGAAAGCATTCCGGCAATGGATATTAAAAATGCCTGTTCTGGTTTTATATATGCCTTATCCACCGCTGACCAGTTCATAAAAAGTGGAATGTATAAAAAAGTGCTAGTAATAGGAGCTGAAATTCAGTCCACAGCCCTAGACTTAACAACAAGAGGTAGAGGTACAGCAGTAATTTTTGGTGACGGTGCTGGTGCGGCAATTCTGGAGCCTTCTGAAGAGCAAGGTATTCTGTCTACACACCTTCATTCCGATGGTAGATTTGCTGAGGAACTATATGTAAAAGACCCTGGAAGTAGCAGGCCTCACGAAGAAAGGCAGCCTGAACAAATTTTGGATACTTCGGGATTCAAAGTTTATATGAATGGCAACTTGGTTTTCAAACATGCCGTAGTTCGATTTATGGAGGTTATTAATGAAGCCTTGGAAGCCAATAAATTAAACAAAGAAGAAATTGATCTACTAGTGCCACATCAGGCCAACTTGAGAATAAGCAATTACATCCAGCAAAAGATGGAACTGCCAGATTCTAAAGTTTATAATAACATAATGAGATACGGTAATACTACTGCTGCTTCAATTCCAATAGCTATGAGTGAGGCATTTGAAGAAGGTAAAATAAACAAAGGAGACTTAATTTGTTTAGCTGCCTTTGGAAGTGGTTTTACATGGGCATCTGCATTAATAAGGTGGTAA